A genome region from Brassica oleracea var. oleracea cultivar TO1000 chromosome C2, BOL, whole genome shotgun sequence includes the following:
- the LOC106327092 gene encoding non-lysosomal glucosylceramidase → MESELQTQLVGSETLSLPQVTWQRKLNSKVKNPSEFKMSTSDFLHLFPIGYRLWRHTKQEAAKGKVSIYDIFKKKNVKGNHGVPLGGVGAGSIGRSYKGEFQQFKLFPKVCEEAPILTNQFSVFVSRPGGVNYSTVLCATSPESANGRTEDLGIESWDWKIKGDKSTYHALYPRSWTVFNEPDPKLRIVSRQVSPFIPNNYKESSFPVSVFAFTATNLGKEEATVTLLFTWENSVGGASGFTGEHFNSSIMERDGVHAIALHHKTANGHPPVTYAIAAQETDDVSVSECPCFLVSGYSPNEITPRAMWDEIKKNKSFDQLPCEPGSPSRPGTAIGAAIAAKVKVPPGCDRTVTFSLSWDCPEVRFNERTYHRRYTRFYGSLGDAAVNMARDALLNYGNWESQIEEWQNTILLDTSLPDWYRVTLFNELYYFNSGGAIWTDGLPYKQTTERSTEQNSNDTDILQKINAVCDQVHHSPQSQNAEENIGQFLYLEGIEYLMYNTYDVHFYSSFPLLILFSKLELSIQRDFAAAVMFQDPTKKEIMSSGELVPRKLLGSVPHDIGLNNPWLELNAYNLFNTDRWKDLNAKFVLQVYRDVVATGDYSFARAVWPSVYLAVAYLDQFDKDEDGMIENEGLPDQTYDTWSVTGVSAYCGGLYVAALQAASAFATIVGENVVAFYFNAKYEKAKTVYEKLWNGSYFDYDNSGSDSSSSILADQLAGQWYARACGLKPITKEEWIKKALETIHEFNVMKVRGGTRGAVNGMSPDGQVDTNSLVSKEVWAGTTYSVAACMIQEGQREKGFQTASGIYEAVWSDRGLSCSFQTPEAWNMNDEYRSLCYMRPLAIWAIQWALTPIQTFGGEKQNLMAGDEDESDLLLRQHNGFKEVARYVKIAKSTEHRSLLQEKYEAILKTFHL, encoded by the exons ATGGAAAGCGAACTTCAAACCCAGTTG GTTGGAAGTGAGACACTCTCACTTCCTCAAGTAACATGGCAGCGGAAGTTGAACAGCAAAGTAAAGAACCCTTCTGAGTTCAAGATGAGTACAAGCGATTTTCTTCACCTG TTTCCAATAGGCTATAGATTGTGGCGTCACACTAAACAAGAGGCAGCAAAAGGAAAA GTATCCATTTACGATATCTTCAAAAAGAAGAATGTAAAAGGCAACCATGGTGTCCCTTTAGGTGGAGTTGG TGCAGGAAGCATCGGAAGGAGTTACAAAGGTGAGTTTCAGCAGTTCAAGCTCTTCCCTAAAGTTTGTGAAGAAGCTCCAATCCTCACAAATCAGTTCTCT GTTTTTGTTTCGAGACCCGGTGGTGTAAATTACTCAACTGTTCTATGCGCAACAAGTCCAGAGTCTGCAAA TGGTAGAACAGAAGATTTAGGAATAGAGTCATGGGATTGGAAGATAAAGGGGGACAAATCTACGTATCATGCTCTGTATCCTAGGTCTTGGACTGTCTTCAACG AGCCTGACCCTAAACTCAGAATAGTTTCTCGTCAAGTCTCTCCCTTTATACCGAATAACTACAAGGAAAGCAGTTTTCCAGTATCCGTTTTCGCTTTTACG GCGACTAATCTTGGAAAAGAAGAAGCAACGGTTACTTTGCTCTTTACATGGGAG AACTCAGTGGGAGGAGCTTCTGGGTTTACTGGAGAACACTTCAACTCATCAATAAT GGAAAGAGATGGAGTACATGCAATAGCTTTACATCACAA AACAGCCAATGGACACCCACCAGTTACTTACGCCATTGCAGCGCAAGAAACAGACGATGTTAGTGTCTCTGAGTGTCCATGCTTCTTGGTTTCTGGTTATTCTCCTAATGAAATCACACCAAGAGCTATGTGGGATGAGATCAAAAAG AACAAATCATTCGACCAATTGCCTTGTGAGCCAGGCTCACCTTCGAGACCTGGAACAGCCATTGGAGCAGCCATAGCTGCTAAAGTGAAGGTCCCTCCAGGTTGTGACCGTACAGTCACGTTTTCTCTCTCATGGGACTGTCCTGAAGTGCGGTTTAATGAGAGGACTTACCACAG ACGATACACAAGATTCTATGGCTCTTTAGGCGACGCAGCAGTGAATATGGCTCGTGACGCTCTTCTTA ATTATGGTAATTGGGAGTCTCAGATTGAAGAATGGCAAAACACTATTCTTTTAGACACTTCACTCCCTGATTG GTATAGAGTCACTCTATTCAACGAACTATACTATTTCAACTCTGGAGGAGCTATCTGGACAG ATGGCTTGCCCTACAAGCAAACTACAGAAAGAAGCACTGAACAGAACAGTAATGATACAGACATCCTCCAGAAAATCAATGCGGTTTGTGATCAGGTTCACCACTCTCCTCAGTCTCAAAACGCGGAAGAGAACATTGGACAATTCTTATACCTCGAAGGAATTGAGTATCTAATGTACAACACTTACGACGTTCACTTCTACTCTTCCTTTCCACTTCTCATTCTCTTCTCTAAGCTCGAACTCAGCATCCAGAGAGACTTTGCAGCAGCGGTTATGTTCCAAGATCCCACCAAGAAAGAGATCATGAGCTCCGGCGAGTTGGTTCCAAGAAAACTGCTAGGATCGGTTCCTCACGACATCGGTCTAAACAATCCTTGGCTTGAACTAAACGCGTATAACTTGTTCAACACGGATCGTTGGAAAGACTTGAACGCCAAGTTTGTTCTTCAAGTCTACAGAGACGTGGTTGCAACCGGAGATTATAGCTTCGCAAGAGCGGTTTGGCCATCTGTTTACCTAGCGGTGGCTTATTTGGATCAGTTCGATAAGGACGAGGACGGTATGATTGAGAACGAAGGGTTACCGGACCAGACATACGACACGTGGAGTGTTACAGGCGTTAGTGCTTATTGCGGCGGTCTTTATGTCGCTGCTCTTCAAGCTGCGTCTGCGTTTGCTACTATTGTTGGGGAAAACGTTGTCGCGTTTTACTTCAACGCAAAGTATGAAAAGGCGAAAACCGTTTACGAGAAGCTGTGGAACGGTTCTTACTTCGATTATGATAACAGCGGTAGCGACTCGAGCTCCTCGATTCTTGCTGATCAGTTGGCTGGACAATG GTACGCGAGAGCGTGCGGACTGAAGCCAATAACGAAAGAAGAGTGGATAAAGAAAGCACTCGAGACGATCCATGAGTTTAATGTGATGAAGGTAAGAGGAGGGACACGTGGCGCTGTGAATGGGATGTCTCCGGATGGACAAGTGGACACGAACTCGCTGGTTTCGAAAGAGGTTTGGGCTGGGACCACTTACTCTGTTGCAGCTTGTATGATTCAAGAAGGACAAAGAGAGAAAGGGTTTCAGACAGCAAGTGGAATCTATGAGGCTGTTTGGTCTGATCGTGGTCTCAG TTGCTCTTTTCAGACACCAGAAGCGTGGAACATGAATGATGAATACAGGTCTCTCTGTTATATGAGACCTCTTGCTATATGGGCTATACAATGGGCATTGACACCAATACAAACTTTTGGAGGAGAGAAGCAGAACTTGATGGCGGGAGATGAAGACGAAAGTGATTTGTTGTTAAGACAGCACAATGGGTTTAAAGAAGTGGCTCGTTATGTGAAAATAGCAAAGAGCACTGAACATAGAAGCCTTCTCCAAGAAAAGTACGAGGCCATCCTCAAGACATTTCACTTGTAG